A segment of the Sanyastnella coralliicola genome:
ACCGCGCCGCGGTCGTGGTCTTTTTTCAATCCAATCTTGAGTGCGTTCTTGAGATCTTTCTCTGCGTCGTTCAAGTTGGTTTCCATTTTTGTGCTACCACGGAGGAAGAAGTAGTAAGCTTGTTGACGTTTCCAGAGGTGATTTGGGTTGATGCGATCAATCCATTTTTTCGCCTTGTCAAGCTTTTGTTGCTGCAAGTTGAAGAAGACGAAGATCATGCGAATGCTGCGTAGCACGGCGAGAACGGCAATGGCAGAAACGAAGATCATTCCAATACCAGAACCCCAGTGGCCGGTAGCGAAAAGTTGAACTGTATATGCGATGGCTGCGAGGGCGAATACACCCTTGATGATCCTTGTATCCATTCTTTGCGTAATTTTGGGCTGCAAAGCTAGTAAAAACAGGCATTACATGGCGTCAATCCAGTGGCAACATCTCGAAAGCGATCGCGACCTTGATCAAGCGATCCAGCGTTCTCACGAACTTCCGGTGGTTCTATTTAAACATAGCACCCGTTGTTCAGTAAGCTCATTCGCCCTGCGTGTGTTCGAACAGCAATATGGTTATGAGTCAGGACAAATTGAACCTTACTTCTTAGACTTGATCCGTCACCGAGATCTTTCAAATCGTATTGCCAAGGAATTAGCGGTGCATCATGAATCGCCACAGATGATTGTGGTGAAAGATGGAATGGCTGTTTACGATACGTCACATAGCCAGATCAATGCGGAAGTATTGAAGAATTACCTTTAGTCTAGACGTTCTGCTGAATCTTCTGAAGACGGGAGAGAAGTTCGAGGCTCTTTCGTTGCAGATCTTTCGAAATCCCATGGTAATAACGCTGTAGCTCTGGAGAATCCGGATTATAGCTGTGTGCATCAATTTTGATTACCTGGTAATTAATCTCCTCGGAAGCGTCTTTGATAATATGATTCAGTGGGTCACTGAGATGTGGATGGTGCACCATGTGATGAAAACACTGTTCCACGACATCGTTCATGATGACGTGTACTGCACGTTTCAATTCAGTTCTATTAGTAGACATAAGGAGGAGATTCTGCTAGTGAACTGAAAATAGGGGTTTTAAGCCTAAAATCCTAATGTTTAGGCCCTTTTTGGAGCATTTTATCCCATAATGGGAGCTTTGACGGGATTTAGCTTCCTTTCAGTTTTTCGCCTCGTGAAGATAGCAGCGCTAGTTCTTGAATGCGCTTTTGACGGGTTTTGTCTGTCTTGGCAAGCTTAACCCAACG
Coding sequences within it:
- the ytxJ gene encoding bacillithiol system redox-active protein YtxJ, giving the protein MASIQWQHLESDRDLDQAIQRSHELPVVLFKHSTRCSVSSFALRVFEQQYGYESGQIEPYFLDLIRHRDLSNRIAKELAVHHESPQMIVVKDGMAVYDTSHSQINAEVLKNYL